The proteins below are encoded in one region of Silene latifolia isolate original U9 population chromosome 2, ASM4854445v1, whole genome shotgun sequence:
- the LOC141641363 gene encoding aspartic proteinase CDR1-like: MAINSLFSHISSLLIFIVIVPPTLAHAKGFTTDLIHRESSLSPLSTPSLNQYERLRNSIQRSLTKTNRFTTTSASDPQAKVKSASGEYLMELSFGTPPVSQLSIVDTGSDLIWIQCQPCLECYKQEIPIFDPRKSSTYKVQSCESDACQALDKSQSSCTTKNTCVYTYRYGDSSHTSGAVASETITFKSEGNTRGISFPKVSFGCGNDNDGTFRNTGSGLVGLGAGPLSLVSQLDSSTNGKFSYCLIPYSEEGNYTSKINFGTNGEVSGPGVISTPIVHGNIETFYFINLEYFRVGKTKIPFPTSSKLNDDYGNDPISTPGNIIIDSGTTLTLLPSDVYFDLSSTVRDAINSETVDDPSGQLELCYQTKNGGLDLNIPNITAHFGSGSDLDGGDVVLKPINTFIQVAEDVVCFAMVPLGEQQIPILGNIAQIDFLIGYDNDGGKLSFKPMDCTKNASV; the protein is encoded by the coding sequence ATGGCAATTAATTCACTATTTTCCCACATTTCTTCTTTACTTATATTCATAGTTATTGTTCCTCCTACACTAGCTCATGCAAAAGGCTTCACCACGGATTTAATCCATCGCGAATCATCTTTATCCCCGTTGTCCACCCCGTCCCTTAACCAATATGAACGTCTAAGAAACTCAATCCAACGTTCTCTCACTAAAACTAACCGATTCACAACAACATCAGCCAGTGACCCACAAGCAAAAGTTAAGTCTGCCTCAGGAGAGTACCTTATGGAACTGTCTTTTGGCACGCCACCTGTGTCACAACTAAGTATTGTTGACACCGGAAGTGATTTAATTTGGATTCAATGCCAACCTTGCTTAGAATGTTATAAACAGGAAATTCCCATTTTCGACCCACGAAAATCATCCACCTATAAGGTCCAATCTTGTGAGTCAGACGCTTGCCAAGCCTTAGACAAATCGCAATCCAGTTGCACTACCAAGAACACTTGTGTATACACGTACAGATATGGTGATTCGTCACACACGTCCGGGGCCGTGGCTTCCGAGACCATAACGTTCAAATCTGAAGGAAACACACGTGGAATATCGTTCCCTAAGGTTAGTTTTGGTTGTGGCAACGACAATGACGGGACTTTTAGGAATACCGGGTCGGGTTTAGTCGGGCTTGGAGCCGGCCCCTTGTCGTTGGTATCACAACTTGATTCGTCGACCAACGGCAAATTCTCATATTGCTTGATTCCTTACTCTGAAGAAGGTAACTACACAAGCAAGATTAATTTCGGAACAAACGGGGAGGTATCGGGACCGGGTGTTATTTCTACCCCTATAGTGCATGGTAACATTGAAACATTTTATTTCATTAACTTGGAGTATTTCAGAGTCGGAAAGACAAAAATACCCTTCCCTACGAGTTCTAAACTTAATGATGACTATGGTAATGATCCCATTAGTACTCCTGGAAATATAATCATTGACTCGGGAACTACATTGACCCTTTTACCCTCGGATGTGTACTTTGACCTTAGTTCCACCGTGAGGGATGCTATTAACAGTGAGACGGTGGACGACCCATCAGGGCAATTGGAACTCTGCTACCAAACCAAAAATGGAGGACTTGATTTAAATATTCCCAACATCACAGCCCATTTTGGCAGTGGAAGCGATTTGGACGGTGGCGACGTGGTGTTGAAGCCAATTAACACATTTATTCAAGTAGCAGAGGATGTAGTGTGCTTTGCAATGGTACCATTAGGTGAACAACAAATTCCAATATTGGGGAATATTGCTCAAATAGACTTTTTGATTGGGTATGATAATGATGGAGGTAAACTCTCCTTCAAACCAATGGATTGTACTAAAAATGCTAGTGTTTAG